One Nocardia farcinica genomic region harbors:
- a CDS encoding nitroreductase family deazaflavin-dependent oxidoreductase, with protein sequence MSDGKDWNTSIIEEFRANEGRVGGQFAGAPMLLLHHRGRKSGREMVAPLMYQADENDPDTVYVFASKAGAPVDPEWYHNLRAAGRAEIERGTDRYAVTVEVVTGAERDRIYTEQARRYPGFADYERQTADIRTIPVVALRRA encoded by the coding sequence ATGAGCGATGGCAAGGACTGGAACACCAGCATCATCGAGGAGTTCCGCGCCAACGAGGGCCGCGTCGGCGGCCAGTTCGCGGGTGCGCCGATGCTGCTGCTGCACCATCGCGGCCGCAAGAGCGGCCGGGAGATGGTGGCCCCGTTGATGTATCAGGCCGACGAGAACGACCCCGACACCGTCTACGTCTTCGCCAGCAAGGCGGGCGCCCCCGTCGATCCCGAGTGGTACCACAACCTCCGCGCCGCCGGACGCGCCGAAATCGAACGCGGCACCGATCGTTACGCCGTCACCGTCGAGGTGGTCACCGGCGCCGAGCGGGACCGCATCTACACCGAACAGGCGCGCCGCTACCCGGGTTTCGCCGACTACGAGCGCCAGACCGCCGACATCCGCACCATCCCGGTGGTCGCCCTGCGCCGCGCCTGA
- a CDS encoding universal stress protein, translating into MAAHPLVVGVDDSAASDLAVRWAAETAAARGRPLRLVHALDLAATRAVFGPYALLVPSVTAEFRQQGVEYLAAAAQLATETAPGCTVDTELVEGSAAEVLIDRSDFAAMTVLGTGNAGALGYLGSTLSAVVAHGHGPITVVRASGNDTSIRRCGPVVVGVDGSAHNRAAVELAFAEAAERRATLVAVHCWSDLRFEQLTGLPDTIADREIETTSHELLADALDGWADKYPQVRVTRKVYLSGPRHHLREWSKPAQLLVVGSRGRGGFGRLLLGSVGNALVQQAHCPVMVVHTP; encoded by the coding sequence ATGGCCGCACATCCCCTCGTCGTCGGCGTCGACGACTCCGCCGCCAGCGATCTCGCCGTCCGCTGGGCCGCCGAGACCGCCGCGGCCCGGGGCAGGCCGCTGCGGCTCGTGCACGCCCTCGACCTGGCCGCCACCCGCGCGGTGTTCGGGCCCTACGCCCTGCTCGTCCCGTCGGTCACCGCCGAGTTCCGTCAGCAGGGCGTCGAATACCTGGCCGCCGCAGCGCAATTGGCCACCGAGACCGCGCCCGGCTGCACCGTCGACACCGAACTGGTGGAGGGCTCGGCCGCCGAGGTCCTCATCGACCGCTCCGACTTCGCGGCCATGACCGTGCTGGGCACCGGCAACGCGGGCGCCCTCGGCTACCTGGGCTCCACCCTGTCGGCGGTGGTCGCCCACGGGCACGGCCCGATCACCGTCGTACGCGCGAGCGGCAACGACACCAGCATCCGCCGCTGCGGGCCGGTCGTCGTCGGCGTCGACGGCAGCGCGCACAACCGCGCCGCCGTCGAACTCGCCTTCGCCGAGGCCGCCGAGCGGCGGGCCACCCTCGTCGCCGTGCACTGCTGGAGCGACCTGCGGTTCGAACAGTTGACCGGTCTGCCCGACACCATCGCCGACCGCGAGATCGAGACCACCTCCCACGAACTGCTCGCCGACGCACTCGACGGCTGGGCCGACAAATACCCGCAGGTGCGCGTCACCCGCAAGGTCTACCTGTCCGGCCCGCGCCACCACCTGCGCGAATGGTCCAAGCCGGCGCAGCTGCTCGTGGTCGGCAGCCGCGGACGCGGCGGCTTCGGCCGCCTGCTGCTCGGCTCCGTCGGCAACGCCCTGGTCCAGCAGGCGCACTGCCCGGTGATGGTCGTGCACACCCCCTGA
- a CDS encoding ArsR/SmtB family transcription factor: MPGFQRPLYQMKADFFKTLGHPVRIRVLELLSEREHAVSEMLEEVGVEPANLSQQLSVLRRAGLVTARREGLSVTYQLTSPEVAHLLATARVILTGVLSGQVEALEESV; this comes from the coding sequence ATGCCGGGATTCCAGCGGCCGCTGTACCAGATGAAGGCCGACTTCTTCAAAACACTCGGTCATCCCGTGCGCATCCGGGTCCTGGAACTGCTCAGCGAGCGGGAGCACGCGGTCTCGGAGATGTTGGAGGAAGTCGGCGTCGAACCGGCCAACCTCTCCCAGCAACTGTCGGTGCTGCGCCGCGCCGGCCTGGTCACCGCCCGGCGCGAGGGACTCTCGGTGACCTACCAGCTCACCTCGCCGGAGGTTGCCCACCTACTGGCCACCGCGCGCGTGATCCTCACCGGCGTGCTCAGCGGCCAGGTCGAAGCCCTGGAGGAATCGGTGTAA